From a region of the Pyrococcus kukulkanii genome:
- a CDS encoding translation initiation factor IF-5A gives MGDKTKVQVSKLKPGRYIIIDDEPCRIVNITVSSPGKHGSAKARIEAVGIFDGKVRSIVKPTSAEVDVPIIDKKTAQVIAITPDTVQIMDMETYEMFEVPIDTGVAEEIRDQLKEGINVEYWETLGRIKIMRIKGEGE, from the coding sequence ATGGGCGACAAGACGAAGGTTCAGGTAAGCAAGCTCAAGCCCGGAAGGTACATAATCATCGATGATGAGCCCTGCAGGATAGTGAACATAACAGTTTCCTCCCCAGGAAAGCACGGTTCTGCAAAGGCTAGAATTGAGGCAGTTGGAATCTTCGATGGCAAAGTTAGGAGCATTGTAAAGCCAACAAGTGCTGAAGTTGATGTTCCAATAATCGACAAGAAGACTGCTCAAGTAATAGCGATTACTCCAGACACTGTTCAGATAATGGATATGGAAACCTATGAGATGTTTGAGGTTCCTATTGACACCGGTGTCGCTGAGGAAATTAGGGATCAGCTTAAGGAAGGAATTAATGTTGAGTACTGGGAGACCCTTGGAAGGATCAAGATAATGAGGATAAAGGGAGAAGGCGAGTGA
- a CDS encoding MBL fold metallo-hydrolase codes for MKVTIVFENHAGYRKGLVGYHGFSALVEHNGYKVLVDTGTEGSILLNNMRELNIDPKDIDALFITHGHYDHTGGLKALLEARGKPLDIYAHPGIFERRIALKPRRREIGIPFTREELEELGARFHLSNKPQEFLPGFMSSGEIQRTTWDRAVGYFPDGRKDPVRDDIALILKTDKGIVVISGCGHSGIVNIARHAINLSGERILALIGGFHLRGASKEILDDAVRELKKLEIRKLYPGHCTGLEEFAYLYLKLGNVEGIYVGKEIKV; via the coding sequence ATGAAGGTGACAATAGTTTTTGAGAATCACGCCGGCTACAGGAAAGGGTTGGTGGGTTACCACGGTTTTTCTGCGCTAGTTGAGCACAATGGATACAAAGTTTTAGTTGACACCGGAACCGAGGGAAGTATCTTGCTCAACAACATGAGAGAACTCAATATCGATCCGAAAGATATAGACGCTTTATTCATAACTCATGGCCACTACGACCACACGGGTGGCCTAAAGGCCCTTCTAGAAGCTAGAGGAAAACCACTCGATATCTACGCACACCCCGGAATATTCGAGAGAAGAATAGCTCTAAAACCTAGGAGGAGGGAGATAGGCATTCCCTTTACAAGAGAGGAGCTTGAGGAACTGGGGGCAAGATTCCATCTTAGCAATAAGCCCCAGGAATTTCTTCCTGGGTTCATGAGCTCTGGAGAGATACAGAGAACGACTTGGGATAGAGCCGTGGGCTACTTCCCCGATGGCAGAAAGGATCCAGTTAGAGATGATATCGCCCTAATACTCAAGACAGATAAGGGAATCGTAGTAATAAGTGGTTGTGGGCATAGCGGAATAGTAAACATCGCGAGGCATGCGATTAATTTGAGCGGAGAAAGGATACTTGCTCTTATAGGTGGATTCCACTTAAGAGGAGCCAGTAAAGAAATCTTAGATGATGCCGTGAGAGAACTTAAGAAGCTCGAGATTAGGAAGCTTTATCCTGGGCACTGCACAGGCTTAGAAGAGTTCGCATACCTCTACTTAAAACTGGGAAACGTTGAAGGAATATATGTGGGAAAAGAAATAAAGGTCTGA
- a CDS encoding sodium-dependent transporter produces the protein MRGKSLYFVFILIAYTVGIWTFSLIPKILMTAGLTGLALMAGFSIVIGAIITIEVNSIMKKAYRVHEFMTKIGRTPTVSLVLLAFLFIVTSIIGHYTGVALEKILGFTIPGVGIFVVLLGLLLLIMAKSKSLDLIVIFSVLLVILTIFAATFLGSKVDDVVTKEASYQYISTTLTKLHTFTGEIPISMVVETFLASLLTFGLGVGFYYVIGSSLATVNLDIRKILGIVIALQIFLSFLAALIVTYSIGISHQAYWSAFEKGQAAEAMEVYNKYFRPLWKEYTSPERVEVKSLIETIFGIPEILKKLKIEGWFGFTLALMLSIFLAGFTTILVLLESGAQLAMDVFQISRKDSLVFVGVISAILSGLGYFEPLRAVLVATIVTMIPIYSLVELLPLMKVEEYRGKAIILMVILIALWVPLIIAALRGGRDTAVLGMIVGGMLLIPLAFNKILTRSPRG, from the coding sequence ATGAGAGGTAAGAGCCTATATTTTGTTTTTATACTAATAGCTTACACAGTTGGAATATGGACATTTTCACTTATTCCAAAGATATTAATGACAGCTGGACTAACAGGGCTGGCTCTAATGGCTGGTTTTTCAATAGTAATTGGAGCTATTATCACGATTGAAGTGAATAGCATAATGAAAAAAGCCTACAGAGTTCATGAGTTCATGACGAAAATTGGAAGAACTCCAACTGTTTCGCTTGTTTTGTTGGCATTTCTATTTATTGTAACATCTATTATAGGTCATTATACAGGAGTTGCCCTTGAAAAAATCTTAGGATTTACAATTCCCGGTGTGGGAATTTTTGTAGTGTTATTAGGTCTACTGTTGCTGATTATGGCAAAGTCAAAGTCTTTGGATCTAATTGTGATATTCTCTGTTCTATTGGTAATCTTGACTATCTTTGCGGCCACCTTCTTAGGGTCAAAAGTTGATGATGTTGTTACGAAGGAGGCTTCATATCAGTACATATCAACGACCCTTACAAAGCTTCATACATTTACAGGTGAAATTCCAATTTCAATGGTCGTTGAGACATTTCTGGCTTCTCTATTGACTTTCGGACTTGGCGTAGGATTTTATTATGTGATAGGTTCCTCCCTAGCTACAGTGAATCTAGACATAAGGAAGATACTTGGAATTGTTATAGCCCTTCAGATCTTTCTATCTTTCCTTGCTGCCTTGATCGTTACTTATTCCATCGGAATATCCCATCAAGCCTACTGGAGTGCTTTTGAGAAGGGGCAAGCTGCTGAGGCCATGGAAGTCTATAATAAATATTTCAGGCCTCTTTGGAAAGAATATACATCCCCAGAGAGGGTAGAAGTTAAGTCTCTAATTGAAACAATATTTGGAATTCCAGAAATTCTAAAGAAGCTTAAAATTGAAGGCTGGTTCGGTTTTACGCTTGCACTAATGCTTTCCATATTCTTAGCGGGCTTTACTACAATCTTGGTACTTTTGGAAAGTGGGGCCCAGCTAGCAATGGACGTATTCCAGATAAGTAGGAAAGATAGTTTGGTGTTTGTGGGAGTAATATCTGCGATCTTATCGGGCCTTGGGTACTTTGAACCTTTGAGGGCAGTTCTAGTTGCTACAATTGTAACAATGATTCCAATATACTCCCTAGTGGAGCTCCTTCCCCTAATGAAAGTTGAGGAATACAGAGGAAAAGCAATTATTTTAATGGTTATACTAATTGCTCTCTGGGTTCCACTTATAATTGCCGCTCTCAGGGGAGGAAGAGATACAGCTGTACTTGGCATGATAGTGGGGGGTATGTTATTAATCCCATTGGCATTCAACAAAATCCTTACACGTTCCCCAAGGGGATGA
- a CDS encoding NifB/NifX family molybdenum-iron cluster-binding protein, with amino-acid sequence MRFIVATINGGLNDRVNQAFGRTPTFTIVDVDENGNIVNVQVVENPGYSQPRGAGVTAAQFCIDQGADVVIAGQFGPNSYGVLQAAGMKFVSAPPTMTVKEAIEAYLRGELTQAIMGQGGGGRGRGRGMGRGMGRGMGRGRGWGQGGW; translated from the coding sequence ATGAGGTTCATAGTGGCAACTATAAATGGGGGATTAAACGACAGGGTGAACCAAGCGTTTGGAAGAACACCAACGTTCACGATAGTTGATGTAGACGAAAACGGGAACATAGTCAACGTTCAGGTAGTGGAAAACCCGGGCTATTCACAGCCAAGGGGGGCGGGAGTTACAGCCGCACAGTTCTGCATTGACCAGGGAGCAGATGTTGTAATAGCAGGCCAATTTGGGCCGAACTCATATGGTGTTCTTCAGGCAGCGGGCATGAAGTTCGTCTCGGCACCACCAACGATGACAGTAAAGGAGGCCATTGAGGCTTACCTGAGAGGAGAGCTTACACAGGCGATAATGGGTCAGGGAGGTGGAGGAAGAGGCAGGGGTCGTGGCATGGGAAGAGGCATGGGTAGAGGGATGGGAAGAGGAAGAGGCTGGGGGCAGGGAGGTTGGTGA